The DNA sequence ACGGGAAGGGGCTCCGGTCGGTGGCCTTCATGCGCACCAGCCCCGGTGCTTCGCCACCGGCCAGCTCCAGCCCGATGGTGGCCGCGCCCTGCACCTTGAAGGAGCACGACCGGCCGTCGCTCTTCCAGTCGCTGATGCGGTCCTGCGGCAGCAGCTGCTGGAAGTTGTTCATGTCCTGAAGGAAGGTGTACAGCTCGTCCGGGCCGCGGCCGATCGTCACCTGCTTGCTCTCGATGCGTGTCATGCCCATGGGTTCGTTCCGTCCGCTCGTTCCGTCACGCCCTCTTACGCCTGCACGGCGGCGTTCCAGGTGGCGGGATCCTTGCGCCACGCGTTCAGCGGGGCCAGGTCCTTTTCGGTGATGTAGCCCTCGCGCAGGGCCTGGTCCAGCAGGATGTTGTAGTTGGTGAGCGCGTGCATCTTGACGCGGGCCTCCTCGAAGGCCGCGCGGGCCACGTCGAAGCCATAGGTGAAGATGCTCACCATGCCCTTCACGTCGAGGCCCGCATCGCGCAAGGCGTTCACGGCCTGCAGGCTGCTGCCTCCGGTGCTCACCAAGTCCTCCACCACCACCACATTGCGGCCCACCGAGAGGTCACCCTCCACCTGGTTCCGCAGGCCGTGCTCCTTGGCACTGGTGCGCACATAGATGAAGGGCAGGCCCATGTCGTGGGCCACCAGCATGCCGTGGGCGATGCCGCCCGTGGCCACCCCGGCGATCATGTCCGGCCGCCCGAACTCGCTCTGGATGAGGTGCACGAACTGCTGCCGGATGAAGGTGCGCACCGACGGGTAGGACAGGGTTTTCCGGTTGTCGCAGTAGATCGGGCTCTTCCAGCCGCTGGCCCAGGAGAAGGGCTTTGAGGGGCTCAGCTTCACCGCCTTGATCTGCAGCAGCAATTCGGCAACTTTGAGGGCCGGATCAAGGCGGTCGTTCATGGCGCAAAACTACGAAGTCTCCATCGACGGGCTGGCCGTGGTGCTCACGCAACACGCGCCCGCAGCGGCTCCCCAAGCGGGAGGGCTGGTGGTGCAGGCCGCCGCGGCCGAGGGGGTGGACGCGCTGGTGGAGCGGGCGCGCCGCATCCCCGGCGTCGAGCGCCTCACGTTGGTGGTGCCCGATCCGGCGGCGACCTGGGACCGGTTCCGCAGCACCTGCGTTGTGGTGGAGGCGGCCGGTGGCGCGGTCACCGATGAGCACGGACGCCTGCTCGCCATCCATCGCCTGGGCCGTTGGGACCTGCCGAAGGGGAAGGTGGATCCCGGTGAGTCGCTGCCGGAGGCCGCCGTGCGCGAAGTGAAGGAGGAATGCGGGCTCCGCGAGGTGAGCATCGTGCGACCGCTGTGCGAGACCTGGCACACCTACGAGCGCGGTGGCGAACGTCACCTCAAGCGCACCTCCTGGTTCCTCATGCGCGCTTCCAGCGCGGAACGGCTCGTGCCGCAGCACGAGGAGGACATCCGCGAGGTGGCCTGGATGGACGCCGATGGCGTGCAGCGCGTCAAGGCCGGCACCTACGCCACGGTGCGTGCGGTGATCAGCGCCTGGGAGGAGGCGGTGCCTCGCTCCCGAACTTGATGCGGTCGCGCTCCTCCTGCTGGGTGCGCATCCCATGCAGCACCGCTGCGAGGCCCTGGCTCGGTGCTGGGGCGGGGCTCTGCGCCAGCGTGCGGTCGTTCAGCAGCAGGAAGGCTGGCGCGGTGGGCGCGCGCAGTTGCTCCCGGGCACGCTCCGGGTCGCGCGCCTGCAGCCAGGTCCAGCCTGTGCCGCCGATGCTGCGCGAGAGGCGCACCGCGGCACCCGCGTCGCTGTCGAGGACCAACACCACGTAGCGCACCACATCGCCGAAGCTCTCCTGCAGCTGCGCCAGCGCGCGGAGCTCCTGCTCGCAATAGGTGCAGCCCACCGTGGTGAGGACGAGGCAGACGGGTCCGCTGAACACACTGTCCAGCGGTACGGGCGTGCCCTGCAGGTCGTTCAGCGCCAGGTCGGGCAGGCCCGTGCCGGGACGCATGGCGGTGAGGTCCCACAGCATGTTGGCCGCCAGGGTGCGATGGCCCGGGTATCCGCTGCGTGCGGCCACATCGGCCAGGACGCGCTCGATCCCGCCGCGGTCCAGCACCTTGCCGGGACGGGCCAGGTACACCTGATCGATCAACAGCAGTTCGGCGAGCGCGCGGTCCTGCCGGAAGGGCGGGTGTTCCATCACGAGGGCGATCAGGCTGTCGGTGGCGGCCTGCTTCACCCCGTCCACCAGCCGGCGCTCGTCCGTGCGGAAGGGATGCGTCATCAGGTGGTCCTCGTACAGGCTGCGGAACAGGCGCACGAACTCGGGCTTGTCGATGTCGGGTTCATGACCGGAGAGACAGCGCACATGCAGGGCCTCAGGCTCCTGTTGTGGGCCGAGGTACAGGCCGCACAGCCCCAGCTCCACATTGCGCTGGAACCAGGGGTCGTCCACATCGGCGTAGAAGCGCTTCAGCTTGAAGGCGAAGCTGTCCAACCGGGCCTGCGACCAGCTCGGTGTGTAGAACAGCGTGGCCGGGCGCTTGACGCTGTCCGCCTGCAGGGTGCGGTCGCCCTCGCGGCGCAGCACGTCCACGGCCTGCATGCCGGCGGCCTCGTCGGTGGCCAGGTCCTCCGCCACGAAGCCATCGAGGCGCTCGTAGAGGTCGGTCATCAGCGCGTTGATGTCGAGCGGCGGCAGGTCGATGAACTCCAGCACGATGGGCAGGTGACCCTTCACCGGTCGGGCCCCGGGTGCGGGCGGCAGCGGCCTCACGCGGTAGGTGGCGCCGTCGCGCAGGAAGAGCTCGGCGCGGTGACCGCCCACGATGAGCAGCGCCTTCGTGGTGCCCTGCACCTCGGCCTTCAGCGTCGCACGCCCGTCCGCACCGATCAGCGTGCCGTCCACGCGTGTGGTGCGAAGGGTGAAGAGGTCGTCCATGCGGTGCAGCACCACCTGCTGGCCGGCGCGTTCGGGCGCTTCGATCTGCAGGGTGGCGATCGCCGGCGCGGCGTGCGCCAGCAGGGCGGTGAGGGCGGACAGGAGGGTCCTCATAGCGTGACCCCGGTCGGGAGGAAGGCGCGCACGTCGGCCTGGTTGGCGATCAGTTCGCGCACGATGGTGCTGCTGATGTGCGCGTGTTCGGGAAGGGCGGGCAGAAAGAGGGTCTCCACACCACGCAGCGCATGGTTCATCAGGGCGATGCTGCGCTCATTGCCATGGTCGGTGCTGTTGCGCAGGCCACGGACGATGTAGCTGGCGCCGAGCCGCTGGCAGAGATCCGCGGTGAGGCCCTCGAAGCGGATGATGTTCACCTGGGGCATGTCCTGGAAGGCCTGCCGCAACCAGGCCTCACGCCTGTCCAGGTCGAACATGCCGCGTTTGGTGGTGTTCACGCCCAGGGCCACGTGGATGGTGGCGAACAGCGGAAGGGCACGCTGCACGATGCTCCAGTGGCCGATGGTGACCGGGTCGAACGATCCGGGGAAGACGGCGATCGGGCGGCTCATGGCGGGGTGGGGCTGAAGAAGCTGAAATGTACGGAACCGTAGGTGCGTCGCTTGCGGAACCAGGGGTCGGCGTCAAGGTCGATCCCGCGCGGATGCTCCAGGATGAAGAGGCCGTCCGGGGCCAGCAGCCCACCATCGCGCACCAGCCCGGGCAGCATCTCCGTGCCGGGAAGATGGAAGGGCGGGTCGGCGAACACGATGTCGAAGGGGCCGGTGGCATGCCGCAGGTACTGGAACACGTCGGCGCGCACCTGGGACCAGCCCGCCTCGTTGAGCTCGCGGGCCAGGCGCTGCAGGTGGGCGAACAGGCGTGCGTCCTGTTCCACGCTGATCACCTGCGCGGCGCCGCGCGACAGGAACTCCGCGGAGATGCCACCGGTGCCGGCGAAGAGGTCCAGCACCCGGATGCCCTCGAGCGCGATGGAGTGCTGCAGGATGTTGAAGAGGCCTTCCCGCGCGAAGTCCGTGGTGGGGCGCGCCTCGATGCCCTTGGGCGGATCGATGCGCCGATTGCGGTGCCGGCCTCCTACGATGCGCATGCGGCCTGTTCGAGCAGCGCCCACAAGGACTCCGGTGATGGGGCGTCCAGTCCGACCAGCATCGCGTCCGTGCCGGTCACCGCCGGTGCCGCGTTCGGCAGATAGCGACGCACCAGTTCGGTGTCGGTCGGGGTCCAACCGGGCCCGCACCAGCGCACGGCCGGCACGGCGGGGTCTTGATGCATGGCGTCCAGTAGGTGCAGGAGGTAGTAGAGCGCATCGGTGCCGGTGGCGCAGTGGTAGGCGTTGCTGAGCTTCAGGCCGTCCCGGTCGGCCAGGGCCACGTCCATGCGCTTGCCCACGCGGTGCGCCACCAGCGCGGGTCCCTGGCGGCCCAGGGCGAGCACGGAGCGCACGAGCAGGCTGCGCAGGGCGATGGCGCGCGCTGCGGGGAAGCGCTCGAGCACCTGATGCTCCATGGCTTCGTCGTGCAGGTACACGCACCGGGCGCCGAGGTCTTCCACGGGTTCATCCCGCAGCAGCCCGGTGGGCAGGGGACCATGCACCAGGCTCAAGTGGTCCGCTTCGGTGCCGGGGCGCAGGGTGCTCTCGGGCACCAGCGTGCTCAGCTCGGGCATCGCGCAGAAGCTGACGGTGGCCGGATGGTGGGGCAGCTGCTCCTCCGCAGGCCAGGCGGCGCCCCGGCCCTGGGCCAGCATCAGGCATCGGCCGTCGGCCCGGTCATGCGCGCTCCACGCCAGCCCGTCCGGATGCACCACGATGCCCAGGTGAAGCCCGGCGGCCCCGCGGTCGTAACGCGGCAGGTGGTGTGCATCGGTGTCGGTGGTCCTCGCCATGTCGCGCTCTTCCGGAGAACGGGGTCAAAGGTGGATAATTTCACCCGCCGCCATGGTCCCGTGGCGCCGCCTCGCCACCCCATGCCTCCGCCCGAGCCCGGTCTTTCCGCAGCGCTGCGCGCCGCCCTCGGCCATACGCCCACGGCCGGTCAGGAGCGGGCGATCGCGGCGCTGGACCGCCTGCTGGGCACCACCAAGGAGCGGGCCACCCTCGTGCTGAAGGGCTACGCCGGAACGGGCAAGACCACGCTGGTGGGTGCCCTGGTGCGGGTGCTGCGCGCGCAGGGCCGTCCGGTGGTGCTGCTCGCCCCCACGGGCCGCGCGGCCAAGGTGCTGGGCGCATATGCCGGCGCCGCGGCCGGCACCATCCACCGGCGCATCTATCGGATGGACCCCGGCGGTGAGGGCTTCGCCGGCATGTCGGTGACGCCCAACCGCGATGCGCACGCCCTGTTCATCGTGGACGAGGCGAGCATGATCGGCGGCGAAGGCGGCTTCGGCGACCGCGACCTCCTGGGCGATCTGTTCACCCATGTGTTCTCCGCCCCGGGCACGCGGCTGCTCCTCATCGGCGATCCGGCGCAGCTGCCGCCCGTGGGCAGCGTCCACAGCCCCGCGCTGGACCCCGCCCATCTCCACGAACGCTTCGGGCTCACCGCCGGCGCCGTGGAGCTCACCGATGTGGTGCGGCAGGCCGAGGCCAGCGGCATCCTCGTCAACGCCACCGCCCTGCGGGCCGAGGTCGTGGCCAACGAGCCCGCGCCGCGGTTCATCCTGGGTCACCCTGACGTGGTGCGCATCACCGGCATGGAGCTTCAGGATGAACTGGAGGCCTGCTACGCCCGATACGGCGGCGAGGACGTGTGCCTCATCACACGCAGCAACAAACGGGCATACCAATACAGCCAGCAGGTGCGGGCACGGATCCTGGGCTTTGAGGAGGAGCTGTCGCCGGGCGACCGGCTGATGGTGGTGAAGAACGATTATTACTGGGCGGGGCGCAATGGGAAGGCGGAGCTCATCGCCAATGGCGAGCCCATGGAGGTGCTGCGTCGGCGCGATGTGGAGGAGCGCCACGGGCACCGCTTCTGCTGGATCGAGGCCGCCTGGTGGAGCGGCGACGAGCGGCGCGTGGGCGACTTCCTGGTGATGCTCGATGTGCTGGCCCTCGACGCGCCCTCCCTGCCGATGGCCCGTCGCCGGATGCTGAACGACAACGTGCTCGCCGCGCATGCGGTCACCGGCAAGGGCGCGCGCCTGAGCATCCTGCGGCAGGACCCGTTCGCCAACGCGCTCCAGGTGAAGTACGCCTACGCGGTCACCGCCCACAAGGCGCAGGGTGGACAGTGGCCGGCGGTGTTCGTGGACCAGGGCTACATCACCGAGGAGATGATCGACACCGAGTACGTGCGCTGGCTGTACACCGCCGTCACCCGTGCGAGCGACAGGCTCTACCTGCTCAACTTCCACCCGCGGTTCTTCGGGGAGGAGGATTAGTTGATCGCCATGCACGCGTCGTGCAGGGCGGGTCCGGCGTGCGGCCGCGGGGTGGCCAGGGCGATCAGGTGGTCGGTGCCCACGCTGAAACTGCTCACATGATAGACCGGGGCGGCCTCACGCACGAAGACCTCGTGGCGGATGGTGAGCACCTGCGTGCCGTCCAGTACCCGCAGGGCGTGCAGGTCCTCCATGATGCCCACACCGCTGGCTTTCAGCACGGCCTCCTTCCGGGTCCACAGCGTGAGGAAACGCCGCTTGCCTTCCGCACCACCGGCCTGGATGTGCGACACTTCGTCCGGCGTGAAGTAATGGCCGGCCACCAGCTCATGGTCGGTGCGGCGCTCCACGGTCTCGATGTCCACCCCGAGCTCATCGGTGCCGCCGATCGCCACCACCAGCGCGTCCTTGGTGTCGCTGAGGTTGAAGGCCGGACCTCCGTCGGGCAGATGGGGCTTGCCGTGCGCACCGCGCGCCATGCGGACCGCCTCGGGGGCCACGCCCAGGGCACCGCCCAGCAGCATGCGCAACAGGCCATGACCGGCGATGAAGCGTTCGCGGTCGGGGGCGAAGCGGAACCGCTCGGCACGCTGCCGTTCCTCGTCGTCCAGCACGGCGCCCAACCGATGCAGATGCGGCAGGAGTGCGGTGACGGTGGCGTACCACAGCCTTACGTGTGCGGAGGCCGCGAGCGGTGGTGTGCGCTCCAGCGTGCGCAGAGGCGCGCAATGCACGGTGAGGTCGCGTTCGCGCATGCTCACAGCACGACGGCGGAACCCGAGGTGGCCCGTTCCATCGTGAGGCGAAGTTCGTTCGCCAGGGCGCCCACGTTCGGCTCCTTGATGAGGTCGTAGTGGTCGCCGGGCACCATGCGCACCTCCAGGCCGCCTTTGGCCAGGTGTTCCCAGCCCATCTGCCGGGGGCCCCACGAGCGCTCGGCCTTCATCACGGTGAGCTTTCCCGCATAGGGCCGCGGCACATAGGCCATGGCCGCACGGTCATAGGTGTCGATGATATGGAAGTTCCTGAACCGCTCGGGCACGGTGCCATCGTTGCGCAGGAAGCGGGCCACCAGTGCACGCAGCACGGCCTTCTTGATGGGGTCGTAGAACTTCAGGTCGCTGGCGATGGCCTCGGCATGCAAGGCCGGCGAGTAGGCGTCGATCACGGCCAGGTAGGGCACCTCGTCGCCCATCGCCGTGAGCTGCTGCGCCATCTCGTAGGCCACGATGCCGCCGAAGGAATAGCCGCACAGCAGGTAGGGGCCGTGCGGTCGCGCCTGCTTCAGCTCGGAGATGAAGAAGCGCGCGATGTCCTCCACCGTGGTGTGATGGATGACCCTGCCGTCCTCGCCCTGGTGGAAGAAGGCGTAGAAGGGACGTTCGTTGCCGAGGTACCTGGGCAGGAAGTGGCTCGCCTCGTCGCCATGCACGCAGAACAGCGGCGGGGCCGCGCCTTCCGGTTGGATGAGGGAGAGGTTCTTCCAGTCGTCCACCGCGCCATCACCCCGGAGCAGTTCGGCGAACTGCGCGATGGTGGGCGCCTCGAAGAGCGACTTCAGGGGCAGCGTCCTGTTGAACTGCTGTTCCACGAGCCCGAGCAGCTGGATCCCGATGAGCGAATGGCCGCCGAGGTCGAAGAAGTCGTCGTGGATCCCGATGTCGGTCGCGTGGAGGACCCTGCCCCAGATCCCGGCCAGGGCGCGCTCGAGGTCGTTGCGGGGCGCGGTGCGTTCCTCCTTGCGGGCCCTGGGCTGTTCGGCCGGTGCGGGCAGTGCGCGTCGGTCGATCTTTCCGTTGGCGGTGAGCGGCAGGTCGGCCATCACCACGAACGCGGTCGGCACCATGTAGCCGGGCAGGCGGCCGCGCAGGTGCTCGCGCACGCGGTCGAGCAATGCGGCACGGCGTTCCGGGTCCCCATGGTCCCGGGCATCGGTGGGCACCACGTAGCAGACCAGCTGCTTCTCACCCGGGCCGTCCTGACGGGCCACCACCACCTTGTCCTTCACCGCGGCCACATCGTTGAGGGCGTTCTCGATCTCACCCAGCTCGATGCGAAAGCCGCGGATCTTCACCTGCCCGTCGGCCCGGCCGATGAAGGCGATGCTGCCGTCATCCTGCCAGCGCACGACATCGCCGGTGCGGTACAGTTTGACGCCGCTCCTCCCGCTGAAGGGGTCGTCGATGAACTTCTCCGCGGTGAGGTCGTCGCGCTTCCAGTAGCCCAGGGCCACGCCATCGCCGCCCGTGTACAGCTCGCCCTTTCGGCCCACGGGCACGGGAGCGCCCTGCTCATCGAGCACGTGCACCGTGGTGTTGTTCAGCGGGAAGCCGATGGGTACGCTGTCGGTGATGCCGGCCTCGCTATCAATGGGGAAGCAGCAGGTGAAGGTGGTGTTCTCCGTGGGGCCGTAGCCGTTGATGAGCACGTTCGGGCCGAGCGCCTTCAGGGCCTTCTTCACATGCGGCACGCTCAGCACATCGCCGCCGGTGAGGATGTGCTTCAATCCGCGCAGGCGGTCGAGCTGCTCATCCACCAGCATGTTGAACAGACCCACCGTGAACCACACGCTGGTGACCTTGTGTGCGGTGATGGTGTCGCAGATCTCGGGAAGGGTGGGCTTCTGTTGCGGCTGCAGCACAAGCCGGCCACCGTTCAGCAGCGCGCCCCAGATCTCCAGGGTGCTCGCATCGAAGCTGATGTTCGAGAGCTGCAGCCAGCAGAGGTCGGGGCCGAAGGCGACGAAGTTCTGCCCGCGCACCAGACGGATGATGGCCCGATGCGGCACCACGACGCCTTTCGGTGTGCCGGTGCTTCCGCTGGTGTACATGATGTACGCGGGGGCATCGGGCCGCACGGCCGGCATGACCGCATCCCCCTTCTCCATCACCTCATCCACGAAGATGTCCTTCGCCCGATGGCTGGGCAGGGCGTTCGCGAGATGCCGTTGGGTGAGCATCACCCGCACGTCGGTGTCGCTGAACATGAAGGCGAGGCGGTCGGCGGGATAGGCCGGGTCGAAGGGCACGAAGCAGCCGCCCGCACGCAGGGTGGCGAGCATCGCCACCACCATGTCGAAGCTGCGGTCCATGCACAGGCCCACCGGCTCGCCGGGCTTCACGCCCATGTGGACCAGGGCGCTGCTGAGCGCATGCACACGCCGCTGCAGTTCACGATAGCTGAGCTTCTGGTCGCGCAGTTCCACAGCCGTGCGATCCGCTTGCTTCGTGGCCACCTCGTCGAAGAGGCCGCCGACATCCACCTGCGGGAACGGGGTGGTGCGGCCGTGCCATTCGGGCAGCGGCATCCGCTGCGCATCGGCGATGTCCGCATCGCCCGCGAGTTCCGCGATCGTCGCGTTGGGATGGCCGATCACGCGCTTGATCAGCGTTACGAAGCGGTCCATCCAGCCCAGCACGGTGGCCTTGTCGAAGAGGTCGGTGTTGTAGCTCCACTCGAGCGTCAGGTGCCCCTCGTTCCCCGTGGCGTTCAGGAAGAGCTCGAAGTTCTCGAAGGCGCGCGGGTTCGAGATGAAGCGGTGCTTCAGGCCGTCGAAGGCCACCCCGTCGTCCATGTTCATGTCGATGTTGAACACGACGGGGCACAGCGGGATCCGACCGGGCTCACGCGGCACGTTCAACCGCTGAAGCAGCGTGCCGAAGGTGTATCTCTGGTTGTCGAACGCGTCGAGCACGCCGGTGCGCCGGCTGCGGAGGTGCTCGATGAAGGGCTTCTCCTCGTCGATGCGGCTGCGGAGGGCCAGGAGGTTCACACAGTGCCCCACGAGGTGCTTCATGCCCGTATCGCTCTGTCCGGCGGCGGGCAGGCCCACCACGATGTCGTCCGACCCGGTGACCCGGTGGAGGAGCACCTCGAAGGCGGTCATCAGGGTGGTGACGAAGCTGGCGCCACTGCGCGTGGCCACTTCCTTGAGCCCGCGCACCAGGTCCTGGTGCAAGGGCAGGTCGAGGCGGTCGCTGGTGTAGGTCTTGTGCTTCGGCCGGGGCCTGTCCGAGGGAAGGTCCAGCCGCGGGATGGGCCCCTTGTAGAGGTCGAGCCAGTAGCGCTCCACCGCCGCGTGCTCGGGGCTCGCGGCGAAGTCGATGGTGCCGAGGCTGTAGTCGCTGAAGGCGCTGGGCGGGGGCAGCTGGGGCGCCTCGCCGCTGCGCGCCGCATTGTACAGCGCGCTGATCTCGGCCATCATGATGCCCAGGCTCCAGCCGTCACAGACCACATGGTGGCCGGTGAGGCGCAGCAGGTGCGCATCCGCGGCGGTGCGGATCAGCTGCGCGCGGAACACCGGTCCGTTCCTCAGGTCGAAGGCCGTCGTCATGTCCGTGCGCGCGATGGCGTCCAGCCGCCGCGACCGTTCCGCGTCGGGCAGGTCGGAGAGGTCCGTGAACGGAAGTGCGAGGTGCAGCTCATCGGCGATGAGCATCCGCGTGCCACTGGCGTTCACCGTGGAGCGCAGCGCTTCGTGCCGCCGCACCAGGGCGTTCATGGCGTGCTCCAGCGCCACGCGGTCCATATGCCCCGTGAGCTCCAGGGATACGCTCTCGTTGTAGGCGCAACTGGCCTCCACGCCCATCTCCGCGGCGGCAAGCACCTCGCGTTGCGCCTCCGTGGTGGGGATCGCACGCTCCACCGCCGGCCCCGAGAAGGGGTCGAAGTCCACGGGGATGTACCGCGTCTCTGGAATGAATTTCTCCATGCGTGCGTCGTTGCGACGGGGCGCTCACCAACATCGACCGGTTCCGCCGGACCGTTTTCGCAGGGCGAAGGAACATCGCGTGTGGCACATGATCACGGGCATCCGGGACAGGTTTTCGGGGGCCGCCCTGTTCATTACGCCGCGGCCGTGCCCTGGAGGCTGCCGGCCACGGTGCCCAGCGCGCTGCGGAGCGCTTCGGCCAGGGCGCGCACCTGGGGTTCCTTGATCAGGCCATAGTGGTCGCCGGGAAGGGTCCGCACCTCCGGACCACCCTTCACCAGGGCGCCCCAACCCAGGTCCGCAGGGCCGGGGGAGGCTTGCGCCCGGAGCAGCAGGACGTTGCCCGCGTAAGGGCCGGGGGCATAGGCCCGGGTCGCCTTCCCATAGGTGTCGATGATGTGGAAGTGCCGGAGGGCGGGCGGTATGGTCGTCCCGCGCCGAAGATGGCGGGCGGTCAGGCGGCGCATCACCCAGCGCTTCAGCGGCATGTGCAGGCGCTCCTCGGCGGTGGCGCTGCGCAGGCCGTCCGCCGGGGCATAGGTGTCGAACAGCACCAGCAGGGGAACGGCCACTCCAAGCGCCACCAGCTGCCGGGCCATTTCGTAGGCCACGATGCCGCCGAAGCTGTATCCGCCGAGCACATAGGGCCCGTGGGGCCGTGCCGCACGGAGCTCCTTGAGGTAGGTGGCGGCGATGTCCTCCACGGTGGTGTGCTCGATGGTCTGGCCGTCCTCGCCCTGGTGCCCGAACCCATAGAACGGCTGGTCGTCGCCGAGCAGCTTCGGGAGGAACACATGGGCCTCGTCACCCTGCACGCAGAAAAAGGGGATGCGTGACCCCTCCGGGCGGATGGCCGACAGGTGTTTCCATCCCGTCGGGCCCACGGCCTCGCCGTCCAGGGCGGCGGCCAGTTCGGCGAGCGTTGGCGCCTGAAAGAGCGTGCGGATCGGCAGCCGCCGCCCCGTTCGCTTCTCCAGTTGCGCGAACAGCTGGATGCCCAGGAGCGAATGCCCACCGAGCGAGAAGAAGTTATCGTGCGCACCCACCTGGTCGAGTTTCAGCACGCGGCACCAGAGCTCGGCCAGCAGGCGCTGCGTGGGGCTGCTCGGCGCGGTGAACGAGGCGCGGTGGACCGTCAAGGCCGCCGGTCGGGGAAGGCGCTTGCGGTCGGGCTTGCCGGCCGCCGTCAGCGGCATCCGCGCGATCGGGTTCACGGTCGCAGGCACCAGGGCCTCGGGAAGGCGGGGCCTCACATGGGCGAGGACCTCCGCCGCGAAGGCCGCGCGGCGCGCCTCATCCCCGGCGACGGCTGGATCGCGGGGCACGACGTACAGATGCAGCTGCTTGTCCCCTCCGGGGGCATCAAGGGCCACCACGGTGCGGTCGGTCACGGTCGGCATGTCGTTCACGGCGGCTTCCAGCTCGCCGGGTTCCACCCGCTGCCCGCGCACCTTCACCTGGTCGTCGATCCGGCCCACGAATTCGATCGCGCCATCGGCGCGCCAGCGCACCAGGTCGCCGGTGCGGTACAGCCGCGCGTCCGGCGCGGTGGAGTACGGGTCGGCCACGAAGCGTTCGGCCGTCAGGTCAGGTCGGTTCCAGTATCCGATGGCCACACCGGGACCGCCGAGCCACAGCTCGCCCTTTCGGCCCACGCCTACGGGGCGTTGATACGGGTCGAGCACATGCACGGTGACGTTGCGCAGGGGGCGGCCGATCGGAACGGGAGCGTCCAGTTCGGACCGGTCGGTCACCGTGAACGTGGTGCTCATCACCGATACCTCGGTGGGTCCGTAGCCATTGACCAGCACGCCCGGGCCGACGATGTCGTAGGCGGCACGCGCCTGGGCAAGGGGAAGCACATCGCCGCCCACCATCAGGTGCCGAACGCCGCGCAGGGACCCGGGTTCCTCCTCGACGAGGAGCTTGAACAGCCCCGAGGAGGTGACCAGCGTGTTGACGCCCC is a window from the Flavobacteriales bacterium genome containing:
- a CDS encoding amino acid adenylation domain-containing protein is translated as MEKFIPETRYIPVDFDPFSGPAVERAIPTTEAQREVLAAAEMGVEASCAYNESVSLELTGHMDRVALEHAMNALVRRHEALRSTVNASGTRMLIADELHLALPFTDLSDLPDAERSRRLDAIARTDMTTAFDLRNGPVFRAQLIRTAADAHLLRLTGHHVVCDGWSLGIMMAEISALYNAARSGEAPQLPPPSAFSDYSLGTIDFAASPEHAAVERYWLDLYKGPIPRLDLPSDRPRPKHKTYTSDRLDLPLHQDLVRGLKEVATRSGASFVTTLMTAFEVLLHRVTGSDDIVVGLPAAGQSDTGMKHLVGHCVNLLALRSRIDEEKPFIEHLRSRRTGVLDAFDNQRYTFGTLLQRLNVPREPGRIPLCPVVFNIDMNMDDGVAFDGLKHRFISNPRAFENFELFLNATGNEGHLTLEWSYNTDLFDKATVLGWMDRFVTLIKRVIGHPNATIAELAGDADIADAQRMPLPEWHGRTTPFPQVDVGGLFDEVATKQADRTAVELRDQKLSYRELQRRVHALSSALVHMGVKPGEPVGLCMDRSFDMVVAMLATLRAGGCFVPFDPAYPADRLAFMFSDTDVRVMLTQRHLANALPSHRAKDIFVDEVMEKGDAVMPAVRPDAPAYIMYTSGSTGTPKGVVVPHRAIIRLVRGQNFVAFGPDLCWLQLSNISFDASTLEIWGALLNGGRLVLQPQQKPTLPEICDTITAHKVTSVWFTVGLFNMLVDEQLDRLRGLKHILTGGDVLSVPHVKKALKALGPNVLINGYGPTENTTFTCCFPIDSEAGITDSVPIGFPLNNTTVHVLDEQGAPVPVGRKGELYTGGDGVALGYWKRDDLTAEKFIDDPFSGRSGVKLYRTGDVVRWQDDGSIAFIGRADGQVKIRGFRIELGEIENALNDVAAVKDKVVVARQDGPGEKQLVCYVVPTDARDHGDPERRAALLDRVREHLRGRLPGYMVPTAFVVMADLPLTANGKIDRRALPAPAEQPRARKEERTAPRNDLERALAGIWGRVLHATDIGIHDDFFDLGGHSLIGIQLLGLVEQQFNRTLPLKSLFEAPTIAQFAELLRGDGAVDDWKNLSLIQPEGAAPPLFCVHGDEASHFLPRYLGNERPFYAFFHQGEDGRVIHHTTVEDIARFFISELKQARPHGPYLLCGYSFGGIVAYEMAQQLTAMGDEVPYLAVIDAYSPALHAEAIASDLKFYDPIKKAVLRALVARFLRNDGTVPERFRNFHIIDTYDRAAMAYVPRPYAGKLTVMKAERSWGPRQMGWEHLAKGGLEVRMVPGDHYDLIKEPNVGALANELRLTMERATSGSAVVL